In Spinacia oleracea cultivar Varoflay chromosome 5, BTI_SOV_V1, whole genome shotgun sequence, a single window of DNA contains:
- the LOC110776421 gene encoding transcription factor E2FB — MTTPSASNDRQQAAPQKREVVLLARMKPPFAASPGEYYSFSDHRAPHLPIPDSIVVKTPPKKRKNKPADHNTESTYRTISQGCREVDNSSFQTPISGKGGKGQRASRDTSCDIVHPQTPLSIVGSPVENLTPSRSGRSLVLLTKKFINLIEQAKDGILDLKETAQTLEVQNRQKRRIYDITNVLEGIGLIEKLKNGIQWKGPNVSRPGEVDHGVASLQEDIENLSMEERNLDDRIREIQERLRGITEDNNNQKWLFVSEEDMKALPCFQDETLIAIKAPHGTTLEVPEPDEAVDYPQRRYRIVLRSTMGPIDVYLVSQFEEKVEETNGAETIQSLPSTSGCDNLPNDMAENESNLNKIELNGQEAHRMSSDGNAPQDLSGIMKILPEVYNDADYWLLSDADVSITDMWGAESGVDWDELGIVPEDYAVGDIHTQQQPQGPLSLSPCAAVVIPAIVDSTGR; from the exons ATGACAACACCGAGTGCGAGCAATGATCGGCAGCAAGCAGCTCCTCAGAAACGGGAGGTGGTATTATTGGCGCGGATGAAGCCGCCTTTTGCAGCCTCACCTGGAGAGTATTACTCCTTTTCCGATCATCGTGCACCCCACCTTCCTATCCCCGATTCCATCGTCGTTAAGACTCCT CCAAAGAAGCGGAAGAATAAACCAGCTGATCATAACACCGAGTCTACTTATAGAACAATCAGCCAGGGGTGCAGAGAAGTGGATAACAGCTCTTTTCAGACACCTATATCTGGAAAGGGCGGAAAGGGACAACGAGCTTCAAGGGATACTTCATGTGACATAGTCCATCCTCAGACTCCCCTGTCAATAGTTG GTTCACCAGTTGAAAACCTTACTCCTTCTCGCTCTGGTCGCTCTCTTG TACTGTTAACAAAGAAGTTCATAAATTTAATTGAACAAGCTAAAGATGGGATCCTTGATTTGAAAGAAACTGCTCAAACCTTAGag GTCCAGAATAGACAAAAGAGGCGGATTTATGATATAACCAATGTTCTAGAGGGCATCGGTCTGATAGAAAAGCTGAAGAACGGAATACAATGGAA GGGACCTAATGTTTCAAGGCCAGGTGAAGTTGACCATGGTGTTGCTAGCCTACAG GAAGATATTGAAAACCTCTCAATGGAAGAGCGCAACTTAGATGACCGGATAAG AGAAATTCAAGAAAGATTGAGAGGCATTACTGAAGATAACAATAATCAAAA GTGGCTGTTTGTAAGTGAAGAAGATATGAAGGCCTTGCCTTGTTTTCAG GATGAAACCTTGATAGCAATTAAAGCTCCTCATGGCACAACTTTGGAGGTTCCAGAACCAGATGAG GCCGTTGATTATCCTCAAAGAAGATACAGAATAGTTCTTAGGAGCACTATGGGTCCTATTGATGTGTACCTTGTCAG TCAATTTGAGGAGAAGGTCGAGGAGACCAATGGTGCTGAGACAATACAAAGCCTACCAAGTACCTCAGGCTGTGATAATCTACCAAATGACATGGCAGAGAATGAAAGTAATCTCAATAAGATAGAACTGAATGGACAGGAAGCCCACAGGATGAGCTCAGATGGCAATGCCCCACAGGACTTGAGTGGAATCATGAAGATATTACCTGAAGTTTAT AATGATGCAGATTACTGGTTGCTATCAGATGCTGATGTTAGCATCACTGACATGTGGGGAGCAGAAT CTGGAGTTGATTGGGATGAATTGGGAATTGTTCCTGAAGACTATGCTGTGGGTGATATCCACACACAGCAACAGCCACAAGGCCCCCTATCATTATCACCCTGTGCAGCGGTGGTGATTCCAGCAATTGTGGACTCAACTGGGAGATAA